The Pelobacter seleniigenes DSM 18267 genomic sequence CCCTGAAACCGCCGGATGCACAACCATATTGGCCTTGCTACCGGCCACCAGGCTCATAAAAAATTCCCGCGCGTCCACGTCGGTTGCGGCAATATCGAAACGTTCCTCCGCAGGCTGCTGCGCTGCATTCACACTTGGGGCGGCATTCACACTCGGGGCCGGAATCAGGGCGGCACGGATTTCTGCCGGTGGTGCAGCCGGAGCAACCGAACGACTGACCTGGGCCGGTTCCGGTTGAAGCGCTTTCTCAATGGCCTTTTCCGGGGTTCCCCCGCGCGGAACCGGAGCGCACCCTCCGCTCAGGGCAAGAACAACCAATGATGAAATGATGATGCGGCAGGCATGGCAGGAAACGTTCTTCACTCGGTACTCCCTTTCTTAACAGCAGCATCTGCCGCCATCTTTTTCAAACCGGTTCCAACCCGGTAAAGGACAACCTCTTTGCGCTTGTTCTTGAAAACAACATGGTCTGGAAAAATTCGGACCAGCCGGTACCCTTCCAGTTGATCACCGGTTCGCAGTGGCTGATCGTTCACCAAAGCGACCGAACGACCGGCCGAATGCAGCACGGCGCGCAGGACCCAGGTGTCCGTCTTGATCGGATCCGGAGCAGGCGCAGGTTTGGCCACAGCGGCAGCGCGATAATCCGAGGGCACCATCGGATCACGAAGCTCCTCGGCAAAGCCGATCGAGCAGACAGTTGCCGCAAACAACAAAAATAAGCACAACAGCCGCAGTTCTTTAGCCACCGATCCAGCCCTCCACCAGGCTCAAGGTATAAACTTTCAAATGTACAGTTGTCTTCGGATACTCACTGGTTTCTATTTCTACGGTGTCCCAGACCAGGCCCCGGGGTAATTGCTGCAGCTGGCGCAAATAATTGAGCATGGCCAGATATTTTCCGGATAGTTCCATGTCCAGGCCATGGCGATAAAGCTGGGGAGCCTCATCCTTTTCCTGCGCAGGGGTTCCCAGATCCACCGCCTCGGGTGGCAGGTTTTTCAGACTGAGCAAACGCAAATCAGCCTGTCGGTCGAGCAGATCTTTCAGCAGCAGAGTCATCTGACTGGGAGACACCAGGGTGTCGATGCGGCGCTCAAGCTGCCCCTGCAATTTTTCAACTTCCGCTTCAAGGATTTGTAGCCGCTGTTTTTTTTCTTTATCCGGATCAAGGTCCTTGCGGGCCAGGAGGGTGTTTTCCTGAACCTGCAGCTGCGCCAGACTGTTTTCCAGACCGGCGATATCCCGCCGCAAGTTTTGTTGGCGTTTGCTCAACGGATCAAGGACCAACACCAGGGCCAGCACCAGGATAAGGACCACAACCGCACCGACCAGCACCGCCCGCTCACGCAAGCTGCGACTGTTGAACCAGGCCGAAGGGCTTTGTTTTCTCTCTGTGCCTGCCATCAATTGCTCCGTGCCGAGTCGAGTTCGAAATCAACCTGGCCGGCGTTTGTTTCCAGCCGTTTCAGTTGCAGCCGCGAAAACACCTGCCCGCCGAAGATATTCCTGGTGCCGAGCAGTTCCAGGTAACGCGGCACATCTTCGACCTGCACAGTCGTTCCCGCCAAGAAAATACTCTGGCCATGCTCCTGGAGGCTGACACGGCGCAACCATAATCCAGTCAAGGACGTACGGGCGAGACCTTCCAGGGAGGCCAATATTTTTTCATTGGCGGCTGCATCCTGGCGTGAGAAAAACTTCAGAGCCTCTTTTTGCCCGGCCAGCCGTCTTTCGACGCGGCTGATCCGCTCCGCCAACAACGGATCGGTTTTTGGGGGAGGAAATTTCGCCGCCAGCTCAGTGAGCCGCTCGGTCGCCTGTTTTTCACTGCTCTGCAATTGCAGCAAACGATCTTCAAGTCCCCTGACCTGGTAGTGGTCATAACTTCCGAGCAGGGCAAGAACCGCAAAAACGCCGACCAGCAGCAACAAAGCCTGCTTCGCCTGTAAAGGCTCGGGTTTTTCCAGCAAAACGTCCTGGTAAAGATTAATCTGCTGGCGCATCAATTCTGCTCCCGGCGCAAAGCGCCTCCGATAACCGGAAGTGCGCCATTCAATTCAACCTGACTGAAGCCTTCGGGAGTCGTCAGGACCCCGGAAAAACTCAACGGTTCAACCTTGGTGGTGAGATATTCGTTCAGATAGCCGT encodes the following:
- the gspM gene encoding type II secretion system protein GspM; this translates as MAGTERKQSPSAWFNSRSLRERAVLVGAVVVLILVLALVLVLDPLSKRQQNLRRDIAGLENSLAQLQVQENTLLARKDLDPDKEKKQRLQILEAEVEKLQGQLERRIDTLVSPSQMTLLLKDLLDRQADLRLLSLKNLPPEAVDLGTPAQEKDEAPQLYRHGLDMELSGKYLAMLNYLRQLQQLPRGLVWDTVEIETSEYPKTTVHLKVYTLSLVEGWIGG